A stretch of the Pseudomonas helvetica genome encodes the following:
- a CDS encoding GNAT family N-acetyltransferase, producing the protein MQPVINPKYPGLAVRVADQGFAAYIWGSDFSFEVRAYAAAELDKPVDQWSLETITPYRKCYGIDPEEFASYRNAVDSAIFMAFLDDHPVGHIVISTNWNGFAHIDELAVHAPARRHGVAKALLDVAQFWSRKKKLPGIMLETQNNNLGACRLYERCGYVMGGIDHLRYRGIDPQTAEVALFWYRLFDNPLESPISSPASPRLVP; encoded by the coding sequence ATGCAGCCGGTCATCAATCCCAAGTATCCGGGTTTAGCGGTACGTGTCGCCGATCAGGGATTCGCTGCGTATATCTGGGGCAGTGACTTCAGTTTTGAGGTCCGGGCCTACGCGGCCGCAGAGCTCGATAAACCGGTGGATCAGTGGTCGCTGGAAACCATCACGCCCTACCGCAAGTGTTATGGCATCGACCCGGAGGAGTTCGCCAGTTACCGGAACGCGGTCGACAGTGCGATTTTCATGGCGTTTCTCGACGATCACCCGGTGGGGCACATCGTGATCAGCACTAACTGGAACGGCTTTGCCCATATCGACGAGCTGGCAGTGCACGCCCCGGCGCGTCGCCACGGGGTGGCCAAGGCGTTGCTGGATGTCGCGCAGTTCTGGAGCCGCAAGAAGAAGCTGCCGGGCATCATGCTGGAAACCCAGAATAACAACCTGGGAGCCTGTCGGCTGTACGAGCGTTGCGGCTATGTCATGGGTGGCATCGATCACCTGCGTTATCGTGGCATCGATCCGCAAACCGCAGAGGTGGCGTTGTTCTGGTATCGGCTGTTCGATAATCCGTTGGAAAGTCCGATCAGCTCGCCAGCATCGCCTCGGCTTGTTCCTTGA
- a CDS encoding Orn/Lys/Arg decarboxylase N-terminal domain-containing protein, with protein sequence MYKDLKFPVLIVHRDIKADTVAGDRVRGIATELSQEGFSVLSAVDYTEGRLVASTHHGLACMLIAAEGAGENIHLLQNMAELIRVARARAPNLPIFALGEQVTLENAPADAMSELNQLRGILYLFEDTVPFLARQVARAARSYLDGLLPPFFKALVQHTADSNYSWHTPGHGGGVAYHKSPVGQAFHQFFGENTLRSDLSVSVPELGSLLDHTGPLAEAEARAARNFGADHTFFVINGTSTANKIVWQAMVARDDLVLVDRNCHKSVLHSIIMTGAIPLYLCPERNELGIIGPIPLSEFSRESIQAKIDASPLTKGRTPKVKLAVVTNSTYDGLCYNAELIKQTLGNSVEVLHFDEAWYAYAAFHEFFAGRYGMGTSRTDDSPLVFTTHSTHKLLAAFSQASMIHVQDGGARQLDRDRFNEAFMMHISTSPQYSIIASLDVASAMMEGPAGRSLLQEMFDEALSFRRALANLRQHIATDDWWFSIWQPPLVEGIDKVTTSDWLLQPEADWHGFGDIAEDYVLLDPIKVTLVMPGLTAGGALSERGIPAAVVSKFLWERGLVVEKTGLYSFLVLFSMGITKGKWSTLLTELLEFKRSYDANVSLATCLPCVAQRDVARYQGMGLRDLCDQLHACYRSNATAKHLKRMYTVLPEIAMKPADAYDQLVRGEVEAVSIDNLQGRIAAVMLVPYPPGIPLIMPGERFTESTRSIIDYLAFARTFNSSFPGFVADVHGLQHEDEGNGRCYTVDCIKI encoded by the coding sequence ATGTATAAAGACTTGAAGTTCCCGGTCCTAATTGTTCACCGCGACATCAAGGCCGATACGGTCGCCGGTGATCGCGTGCGCGGCATCGCCACGGAGCTTTCACAGGAAGGTTTCAGCGTCCTTTCGGCGGTGGATTACACCGAAGGCCGACTGGTCGCTTCGACTCACCACGGCCTCGCGTGCATGTTGATTGCCGCCGAAGGCGCCGGGGAAAACATCCACCTTTTACAGAACATGGCCGAATTGATTCGTGTGGCCCGCGCCCGTGCGCCGAATTTGCCGATCTTCGCCCTGGGCGAGCAAGTCACCCTGGAAAACGCCCCGGCCGATGCCATGAGCGAACTGAACCAGTTGCGCGGCATCCTTTATTTGTTCGAAGACACCGTGCCGTTTCTGGCGCGCCAGGTCGCCCGGGCGGCGCGCAGCTACCTCGATGGCTTGCTGCCACCGTTTTTCAAGGCCTTGGTGCAACACACCGCCGACTCCAACTACTCCTGGCACACCCCAGGGCATGGTGGGGGTGTGGCTTATCACAAAAGCCCGGTAGGGCAGGCGTTCCACCAGTTTTTTGGGGAAAATACCCTGCGTTCGGACCTGTCGGTCTCGGTGCCGGAACTCGGCTCGTTGCTCGACCACACCGGGCCACTGGCGGAAGCCGAGGCCCGTGCAGCACGTAATTTTGGCGCCGATCACACGTTTTTCGTGATCAATGGCACCTCGACGGCCAACAAGATTGTCTGGCAAGCCATGGTCGCGCGTGACGACCTGGTGCTGGTGGACCGCAACTGCCACAAATCGGTGTTGCACTCGATCATCATGACCGGGGCGATCCCTTTGTACCTGTGTCCGGAGCGCAATGAACTGGGGATCATCGGGCCGATTCCACTGAGCGAGTTCAGCCGTGAATCGATCCAGGCCAAGATCGATGCGAGCCCGTTGACCAAGGGCCGAACGCCCAAGGTCAAGCTGGCGGTGGTGACCAACTCGACGTACGACGGCCTCTGTTACAACGCCGAGCTGATCAAGCAAACATTGGGCAACAGCGTCGAAGTCTTGCACTTCGACGAAGCCTGGTACGCCTATGCGGCGTTTCACGAGTTCTTTGCCGGGCGTTATGGCATGGGCACTTCGCGCACTGACGACAGCCCGCTGGTGTTCACCACCCATTCCACCCACAAACTGCTGGCGGCCTTCAGCCAGGCGTCGATGATCCACGTGCAGGATGGCGGCGCTCGGCAACTGGACCGCGACCGTTTCAATGAAGCGTTCATGATGCACATCTCCACCTCGCCGCAATACAGCATCATCGCCTCGCTGGACGTGGCGTCGGCGATGATGGAAGGCCCGGCCGGCCGTTCGCTGTTGCAGGAAATGTTCGATGAAGCCCTGAGTTTTCGCCGGGCGCTGGCCAACCTGCGCCAGCACATCGCCACCGACGACTGGTGGTTCTCGATCTGGCAGCCACCGCTGGTGGAGGGTATAGACAAGGTCACCACCTCCGACTGGCTGTTGCAGCCCGAAGCCGACTGGCACGGCTTTGGCGACATTGCCGAAGATTACGTGCTGCTGGACCCGATCAAAGTGACGCTGGTGATGCCCGGCCTGACGGCCGGTGGCGCGCTGAGCGAGCGGGGGATTCCGGCGGCAGTGGTCAGCAAGTTCCTCTGGGAGCGCGGGCTGGTGGTTGAAAAAACCGGTCTGTATTCATTCCTGGTGCTGTTTTCCATGGGCATTACCAAGGGTAAATGGAGCACCTTGCTCACCGAGTTGCTCGAATTCAAACGCAGCTACGACGCCAACGTCAGCCTGGCGACGTGCCTGCCGTGTGTCGCGCAACGAGACGTGGCGCGTTACCAGGGCATGGGGCTGCGCGACCTGTGCGATCAATTGCACGCCTGCTACCGCAGCAATGCCACCGCCAAGCACCTTAAACGGATGTACACGGTACTCCCGGAAATCGCGATGAAACCGGCCGACGCCTACGATCAATTGGTCCGTGGTGAGGTCGAGGCGGTGTCAATCGACAATTTGCAGGGGCGAATCGCTGCGGTAATGCTGGTGCCATATCCGCCGGGGATTCCGCTGATCATGCCCGGCGAACGTTTTACCGAATCGACGCGCTCGATCATCGATTACCTGGCGTTTGCCCGCACATTCAACAGCAGCTTCCCGGGCTTCGTCGCCGATGTGCACGGCCTGCAGCATGAAGACGAGGGCAATGGGCGGTGTTACACCGTCGATTGCATAAAAATTTGA
- a CDS encoding LysR substrate-binding domain-containing protein: MRLRHIEVIQALLQTGHLGTAAEMLQLPVAGVEGILREAEDQLGFMLFASVRGRLQATREARELQVEIAHVYEALEPLQRLANSLKQYLAPPLRIICTPPLAQHLLPQGIATLRRRFPDAPCSLLSQPTRDIVRSLLLRESDLGLSLHDPDHPDIQCQIIAQGKLQLLAPHGWLQPKQKYISVQDLAGQSMVGLEGHDPLSVMFESKLQALRPAPVVQTRVQTHQMMRSMVEAGEGLAVVDPFTAIGAKASGLDVCPVSPAVPISLYALTLNNAEIAPATQALLEIIKEQAEAMLAS; encoded by the coding sequence ATGCGTTTACGTCATATCGAAGTGATCCAGGCGCTCCTGCAAACCGGTCATCTGGGCACCGCTGCCGAGATGCTGCAACTGCCGGTGGCCGGGGTCGAGGGGATTTTGCGCGAGGCCGAGGATCAACTCGGCTTCATGCTGTTTGCCAGCGTACGCGGGCGATTGCAGGCTACCCGTGAGGCGCGGGAGTTGCAGGTCGAGATTGCCCACGTCTACGAAGCGCTCGAACCGCTGCAGCGGCTGGCCAACAGCCTAAAACAATACCTGGCGCCGCCGTTGCGGATCATTTGCACGCCCCCCTTGGCGCAGCACTTGTTGCCACAGGGCATTGCCACCCTGCGTCGACGTTTTCCAGATGCGCCCTGCTCGCTGCTCAGCCAACCCACGCGTGACATCGTCAGAAGCCTGCTGCTGCGTGAAAGCGATCTCGGCTTGAGCCTGCACGATCCTGACCACCCCGACATTCAGTGCCAGATCATTGCCCAAGGCAAACTCCAGCTCCTGGCGCCTCATGGCTGGCTGCAACCCAAGCAAAAATACATTTCCGTGCAGGACCTGGCCGGCCAGTCGATGGTCGGGCTGGAAGGTCACGACCCGCTCAGCGTGATGTTCGAGAGCAAACTGCAGGCCTTGCGCCCGGCACCGGTGGTGCAAACCCGGGTTCAGACCCATCAGATGATGCGCAGCATGGTCGAGGCTGGCGAAGGCCTGGCCGTTGTCGATCCGTTTACTGCGATCGGCGCCAAGGCCAGCGGACTGGACGTTTGCCCCGTCTCGCCGGCCGTCCCGATCAGTCTTTACGCCTTGACCCTGAACAATGCCGAGATAGCGCCTGCGACCCAGGCGTTACTGGAGATTATCAAGGAACAAGCCGAGGCGATGCTGGCGAGCTGA
- a CDS encoding NAD(P)H-dependent oxidoreductase, translating to MSKVYTIAVLVGSLRKQSINRKVALALAELAPANLRLNIVEIGDLPLYNEDIDVTPPAAYSTFRQQVSSSDAVLFVTPEYNRSVPAPLKNAIDVGSRPYGKSVWGGKPGAVISASPGAIGGFGANHHLRQSMVFLNVPCMQQPEAYLSNAGTAFDESGKVSDSVRPFLQSFINAYAEWVEQFKKD from the coding sequence ATGAGCAAGGTCTATACGATTGCTGTCCTGGTTGGCAGCTTGAGAAAACAGTCGATCAACCGCAAAGTCGCGCTGGCGCTGGCTGAACTGGCTCCGGCAAACCTCAGGCTGAACATCGTCGAGATTGGCGACCTGCCGCTCTACAACGAAGACATCGACGTAACACCGCCGGCAGCCTACAGCACTTTCCGTCAACAGGTGAGCTCATCCGACGCGGTGCTGTTCGTGACACCGGAATATAACCGCTCGGTGCCTGCCCCCCTGAAGAACGCCATCGATGTCGGTTCCCGGCCTTATGGCAAGAGTGTCTGGGGCGGTAAGCCGGGGGCGGTGATCAGCGCATCCCCCGGCGCTATTGGTGGTTTCGGTGCTAACCATCACTTGCGTCAATCCATGGTGTTTCTCAATGTGCCTTGCATGCAGCAACCGGAAGCCTACCTGAGCAACGCCGGTACGGCGTTCGACGAGTCGGGGAAGGTGTCCGACTCGGTCCGGCCGTTTTTGCAGAGTTTCATCAACGCCTATGCCGAGTGGGTCGAGCAATTTAAAAAGGATTGA